The following nucleotide sequence is from Azoarcus sp. CIB.
GCGTTTCCGCTTGTCGGACCGCGTGCGGGTGCAGGTCGTGCGGGTCGATCTGGAAACGACCAAGATCGACTTCCGCCTGATCGAAGGCGCGCCGCGCGCGACCGAACGGGCCGGGAAAACGGCGAAGGACAAGGCCACTGCAGCGAAGGCTGTACCGAAGGCAGCGGTCGCGACCGCGGCTCCGGTCGCGGCAGCGCCGAAGGCCAAAGGCGGCCGGAAGACGACGGCCGCGCCCGCTGTGGCGCCCGAAGTGTCCGTCGTGCCGGTGAAGAAGTCACGGACGACGCGCAAGACCGCCGTCGTAGCGGCCCCCGAAGTAGCGCCCGCAGCGCCGGGCAAGGGCGCCGGGAGGGCCAGGGCGAAGTCTGAGGTAGCCGAGACGAAGCCGACGAAGGTCGCCGGTGCGACGAAGAAGGTCGCCCAGGTCGCCGAGCCGGCGGCACCGGTCAAGGTCACCGGCGCGAAAAAGGCAACCGGGGAAACGACGGCCCGCAAACTTGCCAAGACCGCCAAGGTGACGAAGACGAGCACGGCTCCGAAGGCGGACAAGGCTCCAAATGCGGAGAAGGCTCCGAAGGCGGAGAAGGCTCCGAAGGCGGAGAAGGCTCCGAAGGCGGAGAAGGCAGCCGAGCCGAAAACTGAAACTGCAGCATCTACGAGGAAGGTGAAACGCCGTGGCTAACAAACCCACAAACCGTTCCCGCCCGCAGCAGGCGGAGCATGCCGAGGCGCCCGCAGCAGGGCGCGCGGAGTCGCGCCTGATCTATGGCTTCCATTCCGTGTTGGGCAAGCTGCGCCGCGACCCGGAGGCGGTGTTCGAGCTGTATCTGTCGTCCGCCCGCACCGACGCGCGCTCGAAGGACGTGCAGCGGCTGGCCGAGGCGCAGAAGGTGCGCATCATCCAGGCCGAGGCGGACCGGCTCGACGGCATGGTCGGCACGCGCCGGCATCAGGGCGTGATCGCGCGCGTCGATGCGCGCAGCCGCGACATCAAGCTCGCCGACGTGCTCGACGTGCTGGAAGAGAATGCACTGATCCTGGTGCTCGACGGCGTGCAGGATCCGCACAACCTCGGCGCCTGCCTGCGTGTGGCGGATGCGGCCGGGGCGCACGCGGTGGTGGCGCCGAAGGATCGTGCCGTGGGGCTCAACGCGACCGCGGTGAAGGTCGCGAGCGGCGCGGCCGATTCGGTGCCCTACATTACGGTGACCAACCTCGCGCGCGCGCTGCGCGAGATGCAGGAGGCCGGCGTGTGGGTCGTCGGCGCGACGGGCGAGGCGGAGAAGTCGCTGTACGAGATCGACCAGAAGGGGCCGGTCGCGTGGGTGATGGGCGCCGAAGGCGAGGGGCTGCGCCGACTGACGCGCGAGACCTGCGACGAACTGGCGAAGATCCCGATGCTCGGTACCGTCGAGAGCATCAACGTGTCGGTCGCGAGCGGAATCTGCCTGTTCGAGGCGCGGCGCCAGCGCGGCGGCTGAACGCGGCCTTTCGGGGACGCGCCGCAGGGCGTTCCCCACGGACCGTTTCGTGCCGTCCGCTAATCTAGACCATTCTTGTTCCGGTTCGCGGCGGCGCGAATCTTGCATAGATTTCACCATGCTGCGCGTACTCGTCATCGATGAATCCCGTGCCCGGGCGGCCGAAATCTGTGCCGGGCTGGCGCTCGCCGGTCACCAGGTGGCCGCCGTGCTGGCTTCATCTTCGGATTTGAGCGCGCAGATCGAGTCGATCCGGCCGGACGTGATCCTGATCGAGACCGATTCGCCGTCGCGCGATACGCTGGAGAACCTCGCGGTGATGAACGCGGCAATGCCGCGCCCGGTGATCATCTTCGCGCAGGAAGGCGACGAGGAGACGATTCGCGCCGCGGTGAAGGCGGGCGTGTCGACCTACGTGGTCGACGGGCTGGATCCCGGGCGCCTGAAGCCCGTGATCGACGTCGCCGTGGCCAGTTTCGCGGAGCATCAGGCCTTGCGCAGCGAGCTTGCCGCGGCGACGAAGAAGCTTTCCGAGCGCAAGCTGATCGACCGTGCCAAGGGCCTGCTGATGAAATCGCGCGGGATGGACGAGGCCGAGGCCTACGCCGCCCTGCGCAAGCTCGCGATGGAACGCGCGAAACCGATGGCGGCCGTCGCGCAGGATCTCATCGACATGGCGAAGTACCTGCTGTAGCAGGGCTTGTGCACAGTCCCGGCGGCCTGTCCGTCGCCCCTCGCCCGAACGGGCGAAATTCCCCGAATCAAGCCGAAGTCCGCTCGCGATTGGTGCAATAGCCCTTGGTTGTGCACTGCAATAGTGCGGCCGCCATGCGTTCCCGCCGCATGTTCCATCATGCCTCGTTGCTACCGAAACCCTTGCCGATAAGGGTGTCTGGCGTCGTTTGCGGTGCCTGGCATGGCATCTGCTAAACGAGTCCTGAGTCGAATCAACGGCGGTTCGACAGCGGATTGACCGGTTCCAAAGCAGGGACTGGTGCAAGCTACGGACAACGGCGTCCATCCCCGCGGTACTTGTTGCGCGGGCGGTGAGCGCCGTTTTTGTTTTTCTGGCCTGCAGGGAGATGAAGATGAGTGCATTCGACGACAATGGCATCACGCGGCGCGACTTCATGCGGCGGACGATGGCGCTTTCGGGAGCGGCGATGATGGGTTCTGCAGGGCTGGGGGCGAGCAGCAGCGTGTGGGCGGCCGGGTCGGATGCGCCGGAGAAGAAAGAGATCCGCGTCGGCTTCATTCCGCTGACCGACTGCTCGTCGGTGGTGATGGCCGCGGTGCAGAAGTTCGACGAGAAGTACGGCATCAAGATCATCCCAACCAAGGAAGCGAGCTGGGCGTCGGTGCGCGACAAGCTCGTATCCGGCGAGCTCGACGCTGCGCACGTGCTGTACGGCCTCGTGTATGGCGTGCATCTGGGCATCGGCGGGCCGAAGAAGGACATGGCGGTGCTGATGAACCTGAACCACAACGGCCAGGCGATCACGCTCGCGAACAAGCTGAAGGAGCAGGGCGTCACGGACGGCGCGGGGCTGAAGAAGCTGATCACCGCGAAGCCGGGCGAGTACACCTTCGCGCAGACCTTCCCGACCGGCACGCACGCGATGTGGCTGTACTACTGGCTGGCCGCGCATGACATCAATCCGCTGAAGGACGTGAAGGTCATCACCGTGCCGCCGCCGCAGATGGTCGCGAACATGCGCGTGGGCAACATGGACGGTTTCTGCGTCGGCGAGCCGTGGAACAACCGCGCGATCATGGACAAGATCGGCTTCACCGCGGTGACGACGCAGGACATCTGGACCGATCATCCGGAGAAGGTGCTCGGCACGACAGCCGACTGGGTCGCCAAGCATCCGAACGCGGCGCGCGCGCTGACGGCGGCGATCCTCGAGGCCGGGCGCTGGATCGACGCCTCGCTGCCGAACCGCCGTACGACCGCCGAGACGGTGGCGCAGAAGTCCTATATCAACACGGACATGGACGTGATCCTCGAGCGCATGCTCGGCCGCTATTCCAACGGCCTTGGAAAGAGCTGGGACGACCCGAACTACATGAAGTTCTACAACGACGGCGCGGTGAACTTCCCCTACCTCACCGACGGCATGTGGTTCCTGACGCAGCATCGGCGCTGGGGACTGCTCGATCGCGACGTCGATTACCTCGCCGTGGCGAAGCAGATCAACCGCATCGATATCTACAAGCAGGCGGCGACGGCGGCGAACGTGCCGCTGCCCAAGAGCGACATGCGCAGCCACAAGCTGATCGACGGCGTGGTGTGGGATGGCAAGGATCCGAAGAAGTACGCGGGTTCGTTCAAGGTCAGGGCCTGAGCGGGAGGAGGCGGCGATGACGCTGGCAGTGGTGGCGGACCGGAACGACGCCGGGACCGCGGAAGTCAGGGGGTTGCGCGCGGTGCTCGCGGCGCGCGGCAAGGACGGGACGGTGAAGGTGGTGGCGGCCGAGGCGCCCGCGGCAGTGCCGGGAGGGGGCGCAGGTGCGCGCCTGGGCGGCTGGCTGCGCGCGCTGGCGGCGGCAGTGCTGCCGCCACTGGCCGGGCTCGCGTTGCTGATCGGCTTGTGGCATCTGGCGACGATGAACGGCGGCGGCATCCCGACGCCGGGCAAGACCTGGGACGCCGCGGTGGTGATCTTTGCCGATCCGTTCTACCGCGTCGGGCCCAACGACCAGGGCATCGGCTGGAACGTGCTGGCCTCGCTGCAGCGCGTGGCAATCGGCTTCGGCATCGCGGCGCTGGTGGGCATCCCGGCGGGCTTCCTGTTGGGGCGCTTCGCGGTGCTGTCGCAGATGATGAACCCGATCATCAGCCTGCTGCGGCCGGTGAGCCCGCTCGCGTGGCTGCCGATCGGCCTGCTGGTGTTCCAGCGCGCCGACCCGGCGGCGACCTGGACGATCTTCATCTGCTCGATCTGGCCGATGATCCTCAACACCGCACAGGGCGTGACGCGCGTGCCGCAGGACTACCTCAACGTCGCGCGGGTGCTGAATCTCTCCGAATGGAAGGTGTTCACGAAGATCCTGTTCCCGGCGGTGCTGCCCTACATGCTGACGGGCATCCGCCTGTCGATCGGCACGGCGTGGCTGGTGATCGTCGCGGCCGAGATGCTGACGGGCGGCGTGGGCATCGGCTTCTGGGTGTGGGATGAGTGGAACAACCTCAAGGTCGAGCACATCATCATCGCGATCTTCGTGATCGGCATCGTCGGCCTGATCCTCGAGCAGGCGCTGATGCTGGTGGCGCGACGCTTCAACTACGAAAACCGCTGAGCGGCGGAGGAGACATCATGAAGAAGATCGTACAGATCGAGAACGTCGGCCAGGTCTTCAACACGAAGAGCGGCCCCTTCACGGCGTTGCGCGACATCACGCTGGACATTCACGAGGGCGAGAGCGTCGCGCTGATCGGGCACTCGGGCTGCGGCAAGTCGACGCTGCTGAACCTGATCGCGGGGCTGACGCGGCCGACCTCGGGCGTGATGCTGTGCGACGGGCGCGAGATCGCGGGCCCCGGCCCCGAGCGCGCGGTGGTGTTCCAGAACCATTCGCTGCTGCCGTGGCTCACGTGCTACGACAACGTGTATCTCGCGGTCGATCGCGTGTTCGGCGCGAAGGAGGGCAAGGCGAAGTTGAAGCAGCGCACGCAGGAGGCGCTGGCGCTGGTCGGGCTGTCGCACGCCGAGACGAAGTTCCCGCACGAGATCTCGGGTGGCATGAAGCAGCGCGTCGGCATCGCCCGCGCGCTGTCGATGGAGCCGCGCATCCTGCTGATGGACGAGCCTTTCGGCGCACTCGATGCGCTCACGCGCGCGATGCTGCAGGATGAGCTGGTGAAGATCCTCGCGGCGACACGGGCGACGATGGTGATGGTGACCCACGATGTCGACGAGGCAGTGCTGTTATCCGACCGCGTGGTGATGCTGACCAACGGGCCTGCAGCGACGATCGGCGAGATCCTCGACGTGAAGCTCGAGCGTCCGCGCGATCGCCTGGCGCTCGCGGAGTTGCCGGAGTTCGCGCACTGCCGTGCGGCGGTGCTGGATTTCCTCTACAAGAAGCAGCTGAAGCGCGCGGCATGAGCGGAGCGGCGGCGGGAGGGGCTGTGCGACCTCCCCCCGTCGCGCGCGTTCGTCGAAGCGATTGTGCGGCCCGTGTCACGACGTACGGGTGACGCGGCAATGATGCGCGGTTATCATCTCCCAAGCCCGGAACCGGAGAAAAACTGCGATGGCAATGCACTTCTACTACAACGGACATACCTACGAGATCGAGACGGCCCCGCTGAGCTGGGACGATGCCTCGGCGAACGCCCTGGGGCTCGCATGGAGTGACGAAGGCCGGTTGGAGGGGGCCGGTCTCGGCGGCCCGTTGATCGTTCCGTCCTATCTTTCGCTGATCGGTTCCGCTGCCGAAAACGCCGCGATCCTCAAGAACCTGAAGCCGTCGGTTCCCAAGGGGGCGACGGTGGCCACGGACGGTGGAAACGCGAGCTATCTCTGGCTCGGCGCGTCGGACGTGCAAAGCGAAGGCAACTGGCAGTGGCTGGACGGCACGCTGCTTGGGTCGGGTTACCAGAACTGGGGTTCCGGTAGCCTCGGCGGCGAGCCGGACAACTTTGGCGGGGTGCAGAACTTCCTCGCCATCGCTACCGGCAAGTGGCCCGCGCCGGCGGGCGGCCTCGGCGCGCCGGGGCAGTGGAATGACCTGGATGGCGCGAACCTGCTGTGGTCGGTCGTCGAGTGGGATGGTCTGATCGGCACGGTTGGCAACGACAAGCTGACCGGCACCGCAGGCGACGACGTCATCGACGGCAATGCCGGCAACGACACGGTCAAGGCGGGCGACGGCGATGACATCATCTACATGGGTACGGGTAATGACAACGTCCAGACAGGCAATGGCACCAATGCGGTGTTCGCCGAAATCGGCCTGGTGGATGATAACGACGGCAACGATCGCGTTACCGGCGGCAGCGGCGACGACTTCATCGCGCCGGGTACGGGCAACGACAACGTGCGCGCCGGCGACGGCAACAATGTCGTGATCGGAGGCGAAGGCGACGACATCATCACCACCGGGGCCGGGAACGACACGATCGATCCGGATGGTTACTACGCCGAGGACGGTGATGGTGCTGCGGGCAACGACACGATCAAGACCGGCGCCGGCGATGACCTCATCTTCCTCGGTGAGGGCGCGGACAAGGTGTGGGGTGGTGCGGGCAGCGACACCTTCGTGTTCGACACGCTGTTCACCGCGCCCAGCACCACGGTGTTCAAGCAGGACGGCACGCAGGTCACCAAGGCGACGGTGCATCGCATCAACGATTTCGACGCGACCGTGGACAAGCTGGGCTTCGATGCCAACGAGTTCCAGTCCCTTGCGGGATTTACCGCGACGAACTTCGTCAAGGGCAGCGGGCTGACCGCCGCGAGCTCGAACGAGACGGGTGTGGACGATTTCCTGATCTACGACACCGCCTCGGGCAAGCTCTATTACGACGAAGACGGCAATCACGCGGGATCTGCGCCGGTCCTGCTCGGGATCGTGACCGGCCACATGGCCGATCTGGATGCCTCCGATATCGAAATTTTCCTGTAAGTCCTGGTGACGGCGCCCCCGCACGGGGGCGCCGTGTGTCAACCGCTCGCGCGCCGCGAGGGGCTGCGGCGCCCTGCCGCCGGCCGGGTCAATCCGGATCCTTCTTTCTCCATTCTTGCTGCCGAGTGAGCGCGGGGCTCCTGCTCAGGGCCGCGCCACCCGCTTCATCGCGGCAACTGCGGGCCGACCTGGCCCGGTCTCCGATGATTTCGGCCCCGCGCACGCCCCTCCGGTGTCGCTATGTTGTGGTGCAACATCCCGCGAGATGCACCGGAATGGTGCCTGGGTCTTCATGCTTGATGCTCGGTCGGAGATTGTCGGTGTGTGTGTTATTGATTTAAAAATAATGACTTACGAAAATGCGTGGGGACTGGCACCCATTTTGCGTTAGGTGAACCGCAAGCCGGGGCAACGAGGCTCCGGCGAAGTGCTTGGTGCAGAGCATGCGGACAACGGCGTCCGTCGTTTCTTCGGAATTTCGATCCCGGGGGCGACGCGATGCCGTTTTTTTTCGCCTTACGGAGTGGAGATCGATCATGGCCAAGGTGTTACTCGTTGGTGCCGGCCCCGGCGCGGCAGACCTGCTGACGCTGCGTGCCGCGCGCGCCATCGCTGAGGCCGATGTGCTGCTGGCCGATGCACTGGTGACGGACGAAGTGCTCGCGCTGGCGAAGCCGACGGCGCGCGTGCTGCGGGTCGGCAAGCGCGCCGGGATGAAGTCGGCCGCGCAGGAGTTCATTCACCGTGCGATGGCG
It contains:
- a CDS encoding ABC transporter ATP-binding protein: MKKIVQIENVGQVFNTKSGPFTALRDITLDIHEGESVALIGHSGCGKSTLLNLIAGLTRPTSGVMLCDGREIAGPGPERAVVFQNHSLLPWLTCYDNVYLAVDRVFGAKEGKAKLKQRTQEALALVGLSHAETKFPHEISGGMKQRVGIARALSMEPRILLMDEPFGALDALTRAMLQDELVKILAATRATMVMVTHDVDEAVLLSDRVVMLTNGPAATIGEILDVKLERPRDRLALAELPEFAHCRAAVLDFLYKKQLKRAA
- the rlmB gene encoding 23S rRNA (guanosine(2251)-2'-O)-methyltransferase RlmB, with the translated sequence MIYGFHSVLGKLRRDPEAVFELYLSSARTDARSKDVQRLAEAQKVRIIQAEADRLDGMVGTRRHQGVIARVDARSRDIKLADVLDVLEENALILVLDGVQDPHNLGACLRVADAAGAHAVVAPKDRAVGLNATAVKVASGAADSVPYITVTNLARALREMQEAGVWVVGATGEAEKSLYEIDQKGPVAWVMGAEGEGLRRLTRETCDELAKIPMLGTVESINVSVASGICLFEARRQRGG
- a CDS encoding CmpA/NrtA family ABC transporter substrate-binding protein; the encoded protein is MMGSAGLGASSSVWAAGSDAPEKKEIRVGFIPLTDCSSVVMAAVQKFDEKYGIKIIPTKEASWASVRDKLVSGELDAAHVLYGLVYGVHLGIGGPKKDMAVLMNLNHNGQAITLANKLKEQGVTDGAGLKKLITAKPGEYTFAQTFPTGTHAMWLYYWLAAHDINPLKDVKVITVPPPQMVANMRVGNMDGFCVGEPWNNRAIMDKIGFTAVTTQDIWTDHPEKVLGTTADWVAKHPNAARALTAAILEAGRWIDASLPNRRTTAETVAQKSYINTDMDVILERMLGRYSNGLGKSWDDPNYMKFYNDGAVNFPYLTDGMWFLTQHRRWGLLDRDVDYLAVAKQINRIDIYKQAATAANVPLPKSDMRSHKLIDGVVWDGKDPKKYAGSFKVRA
- the ntrB gene encoding nitrate ABC transporter permease, encoding MTLAVVADRNDAGTAEVRGLRAVLAARGKDGTVKVVAAEAPAAVPGGGAGARLGGWLRALAAAVLPPLAGLALLIGLWHLATMNGGGIPTPGKTWDAAVVIFADPFYRVGPNDQGIGWNVLASLQRVAIGFGIAALVGIPAGFLLGRFAVLSQMMNPIISLLRPVSPLAWLPIGLLVFQRADPAATWTIFICSIWPMILNTAQGVTRVPQDYLNVARVLNLSEWKVFTKILFPAVLPYMLTGIRLSIGTAWLVIVAAEMLTGGVGIGFWVWDEWNNLKVEHIIIAIFVIGIVGLILEQALMLVARRFNYENR
- a CDS encoding ANTAR domain-containing protein, producing the protein MLRVLVIDESRARAAEICAGLALAGHQVAAVLASSSDLSAQIESIRPDVILIETDSPSRDTLENLAVMNAAMPRPVIIFAQEGDEETIRAAVKAGVSTYVVDGLDPGRLKPVIDVAVASFAEHQALRSELAAATKKLSERKLIDRAKGLLMKSRGMDEAEAYAALRKLAMERAKPMAAVAQDLIDMAKYLL